TGCCGACCTGTCCCTCCGTCGCGCCGCTGGTTGCTGCGCCACTGGAGGTCCACGAATCCTTCCGCGTGCGTGTCATGCGCATGACCTGCATCTCCGGATTGTCCGGACTGCCGCAGATATCGATCCCGATCGGAACGATCGGCGGCTGCCCGGCCGGTCTGTCCTTCATCGGCTGGGCCGGTGGCGATGAAGCCTTGCTCGATCTTGCCGTGCGGCTGTCGAAATATTGCGGGATCGAAGCGTAACGACAGAAGCGGAACCCTATGGCAGCCGCAGCGTTCAACACATTGCTTCCGGGGCTGGAGAGCAATCATGTTGAAGTGGGCCATTCTGTTCTTGATCCTGTCGATTGTCGCTGGCGCGATCGGCTTCACCAACATTTCGGTTATCGCCAAACGAATCGCGATGGTGTTATTCGCCCTCCTGTTTCTCGGCTTCCTGGCACTGCTTGCCTTTGCCTGGATTATTGGCGAGGCTATCAGCACCAATCGCGTGATGTTGTTTTTCCCGTCATTCGTCTGATGACAAACAGCCCTTCAGAAGAACAGCGTTGGAAAAGTTCGAGCCGGCGGGACAATGTCCCGCCGGCTTCAGACCCGGCTATGGATTCGTGTAGATCGAAGCCAAAGTCCGCTGACAATCTTCAACGTTTAGTTGCCGTGGAAATTGTCAACCAGCGGATTGGCATCATGCATCCGCGTGCCCGCCGCGCCACCGGCACGCGCGAACGCGCCACGAGCTTCGGCGGAAATCGCAGAGCCATACACGACCGGCGAGTTGCCATGGATACCGCTGTTGAGTTCTTCGCGGCCTTGCGCATTGGCGGTGGCAGCGACGGCAACAAACGATGCGGCGATGATAACAGTTCTGATAATCGACATGGTCGTCTCCCTCTGTTTGGTGTTGAA
The genomic region above belongs to Pseudorhodoplanes sinuspersici and contains:
- a CDS encoding DUF1328 family protein, which translates into the protein MLKWAILFLILSIVAGAIGFTNISVIAKRIAMVLFALLFLGFLALLAFAWIIGEAISTNRVMLFFPSFV